GCTCAAGCTGTTTCCCCTAAACTGCAATTAGCAATTGACTGGTTGCGTTCGGCAGAGTTTGATGAAGTTGAGCGATCGCAAACCAAGTCGCGATTATTATCAGCGGTTGACGAATTTCAGCAGCACCAACAACAAGACCGGAACCACTCCGCACACCAATCAACTGACGAGCGGCTGCTACATGGCATTTTGGGAGATATCCAAATTCTCTCCAGCCGCATTGAGGAGAATCAAGGATTTGAGTCAAACTTGCAAGAGCGATTGAATGACTTCTCCGATTATTCACAGTTCCCCCATGCCGAATACGAGCGGATTGGGTTGCAACTAGAAAGCGCTTGGCTTAAGCTTGCCAAACAAGAACCCAAAAGAACCGAACGGACAGGAGGCTGGAAGCGGCAACTGGAGAATTTGTTACAAAAAGTTTGGCGTATCCTGACGTTTAGCTCTGACGGCTGGATCGTCCGGCGCTTAAAACAAAAGATTGAAGCTGCCGTTCTCGCTACCAAAGATACGCCCTTTCCGGTGGAATTTCCCCTCAACCGCAGGCGGCTAGAAGTTGTCCGCAAAAACGTTGCTTCGCAGAGCAAGGCTGCTTCCCAGTGGCGACAGCTACAGCAACAGCTAGCCCAAACGCAGAACCAGCTTTCTACGGATAGACAGAGATTGAATGCTTTAGTAGCTCAACGGCAGCAAGTCCAAAGCCGACTTGCCAGCTGTCCGACAGCAGACTTCTACACTCGCTTTTATACCCAGTTTCACGACTTGCAACAGCATTTGTTTGAATTGTCCTGGTCTTTTCTACAACAAGAAGCACTGCGGCGCAAGCAAGAAATTATTAGTTCGCTGTCAATTTATCGAGATGTTTTGAATCGGGATTCAAATGCTTTTAGTCAACTGGCAAGAGATTGGCAAAACATTTATCGTGACATTAGCCTACTATTCCCAGTTTTCATCAGTACGCTGCATTCTCTGCGAAATCTACTGCCCCATCCAGATAGCGGCAGCATCGACCGACTGATAGTAGATGAAGCTGGGATGATTCTACAACATCATCTGTTTCCCGCCCTCGTGCGCTCTAAGCAAGCCCTGATAGTAGGAGATCCTTGGCAACTGGAACCAGTAATCAACTTTCATGCAGACAGCTTAAAAGAGTATTGCACCCAAGCTTTCTTGACGCGGGGGCTGACAGACGAGGATTACGACCGCTACAGTCCCGCAGCTGGATGTACTGCCTATCACCGAGCCGCTGGAGCTAGCGGTCGAGTGGGAGACTTAGGAGTGGGAATTATCCTCAAAGAACACTATCGCTGCGCCCCACCGATTATCCAATTTTGCGATCGCCTCTGTAACTATGGCTTGATTGTCAAAACCCCACCCCGCGAGTCAGCTTTTGGTCCCAACCTGATTGCTTACCACGTCGAAGGCAACTACCAAAACTACACTAATCCTGAAGAAATTGAGGCAGTGGAAGCAATTATCGATCGCCTACTCTCTTATGGTTACTGCATTGATTCACCCAACAATGAAAAGACTATTGGGGTAATCTCGCCCTATCGTCGTCAGGCTCACGCTCTCCAATATAAGCTCCAGTCTCGCTGGAAAAACTTCCCTAATGACAGCATCGGTACGGTTCACACCTTCCAGGGGGGAGAGAAATCTGCGATCGTATTTTCCACGCGCCAGCACCGCACCGAAGACAGCCTTTGGTTCATCAACCGCCGACTAAATCTCCTC
The sequence above is drawn from the Chroococcidiopsis sp. SAG 2025 genome and encodes:
- a CDS encoding DEAD/DEAH box helicase, with amino-acid sequence MSEQAKISALIQTWMDYIRLSDLASAEVDAGSEEKTRIWDKGVSLVGDNLLLDAEVFQLLKQEFKDERQRNNNADDFQIAVAFPQIYLIKDGSRKFCPIFTIDISEIFQGNYRKSGWNLTKFKFQPVLPNLMNFYQLDEEGTESLVIREGLKVFLEDTFSHSFSTLQNFLDLIELPPHPVRSKPLPYLLRFNYVPFSYNLKKDFQKILAQRNWNWATPGHPAWEYLFGQPTPPNHQQLFLGAFSIAPPNEFQAAALKHATTNPITTVIGPPGSGKTDLLLHAIAQQVAKRAVHLAQTNSDISNLTLVTSTNNRAISNVEGRLASCLPTERFYLSGGAREAIAQAVSPKLQLAIDWLRSAEFDEVERSQTKSRLLSAVDEFQQHQQQDRNHSAHQSTDERLLHGILGDIQILSSRIEENQGFESNLQERLNDFSDYSQFPHAEYERIGLQLESAWLKLAKQEPKRTERTGGWKRQLENLLQKVWRILTFSSDGWIVRRLKQKIEAAVLATKDTPFPVEFPLNRRRLEVVRKNVASQSKAASQWRQLQQQLAQTQNQLSTDRQRLNALVAQRQQVQSRLASCPTADFYTRFYTQFHDLQQHLFELSWSFLQQEALRRKQEIISSLSIYRDVLNRDSNAFSQLARDWQNIYRDISLLFPVFISTLHSLRNLLPHPDSGSIDRLIVDEAGMILQHHLFPALVRSKQALIVGDPWQLEPVINFHADSLKEYCTQAFLTRGLTDEDYDRYSPAAGCTAYHRAAGASGRVGDLGVGIILKEHYRCAPPIIQFCDRLCNYGLIVKTPPRESAFGPNLIAYHVEGNYQNYTNPEEIEAVEAIIDRLLSYGYCIDSPNNEKTIGVISPYRRQAHALQYKLQSRWKNFPNDSIGTVHTFQGGEKSAIVFSTRQHRTEDSLWFINRRLNLLNVAVSRAKESFILVGNLDLLQKEGYTRQLVEYIQGCGEIRSLLR